A genomic segment from Marinilabiliales bacterium encodes:
- a CDS encoding T9SS C-terminal target domain-containing protein — MKVTVIFVISALVFSFANANDSTPAFEMNQRLGRGINIGNTFEAPSETAWSNPWNHDYAGIISELGFSHIRVPVRWEPRSMDEPPYTIDVQFFERLKSVIDTALYHNLHVIINMHHHDALLNDPDGQKERFLSQWEQIAEYFKDYPDSLLFEIFNEPHGNFTPQKWNEFFPEALSKIRLTNPDRMVLIGTADWGGLGGLGHLVLPDDPNLILTVHYYSPFQFTHQGASWVGGDADAWLGTRWNDTEAEREAIESDFRAALQFSEEHNIPVHVGEFGAYSRADMDSRVRWTTFNSRYFEQLGFSWAYWEFSAGFGIYDRNSGQLRQELVDALLHNTIGDPTETLRDTIYASDFTTNNDGWSLNTGGGASATMVNETGELDISISIVGSDAWNVQLVKSGILLEKGRNYRVAFKASADGNKSISTYAGRASSPWGAYSGFHGKTVGTDIQEHSFTFQMSDPTDPATRLVFDLGADTKGFTLYDYVLERLTIVIPYDVNITAENGNVLVDPETDLFMGGETYTLTAVPDEGYVFTGWSGDITGTENPVDLFIFSDMDITANFAALYALSVTAENGSVTVDPEKEEYQDGETVTLTAVPDEGFFFEGWSGDAIGDDNPLQITMDANKDIVAVFAEIPVTYILTVTSENGMVTIDPDQDEYLEGDTVILTAVADDGFIFTGWSGDADGEENPLEIIMDSDKNITANFDVDTGIDGVTATGSEMLFFPNPLADGSLFIRTGELSDIAIYNVTGSLHLRYDSVKELEIDRSEFDSGLYIIKISSSNKVRSGILMVK; from the coding sequence ATGAAGGTAACGGTAATTTTTGTTATAAGTGCCCTGGTATTCTCATTTGCAAATGCAAATGATAGCACTCCTGCTTTTGAGATGAACCAGAGGCTGGGTCGGGGAATTAACATCGGGAACACTTTTGAAGCACCATCGGAGACTGCATGGAGCAACCCATGGAATCATGATTATGCCGGGATCATAAGCGAGCTTGGCTTCAGTCATATCCGCGTGCCTGTCAGATGGGAACCAAGAAGCATGGATGAGCCGCCATATACCATTGATGTTCAGTTTTTTGAAAGACTGAAATCGGTAATTGATACAGCCCTGTATCACAATCTGCATGTAATAATAAATATGCATCATCATGATGCACTGCTTAATGATCCGGATGGTCAGAAGGAGCGGTTTTTATCGCAGTGGGAGCAGATCGCGGAGTATTTCAAAGACTACCCTGACAGCCTGCTTTTTGAGATCTTCAATGAACCTCACGGCAATTTCACCCCTCAGAAGTGGAATGAGTTTTTCCCTGAAGCACTTTCAAAAATCAGGCTTACCAATCCTGACAGGATGGTTTTGATCGGGACGGCGGACTGGGGCGGACTGGGCGGACTGGGTCACCTGGTGCTGCCTGATGATCCCAACCTGATCCTGACGGTACACTACTACAGCCCCTTCCAGTTTACACACCAGGGGGCTTCATGGGTGGGCGGCGATGCCGATGCCTGGCTTGGCACCCGATGGAATGATACCGAAGCCGAAAGGGAGGCTATTGAGAGTGACTTCCGTGCCGCCCTTCAGTTCAGTGAAGAGCATAACATACCCGTTCATGTCGGTGAATTCGGGGCATACAGCAGGGCTGACATGGACTCCCGTGTAAGGTGGACAACATTTAATTCAAGATACTTCGAGCAGCTTGGTTTCAGCTGGGCCTACTGGGAGTTCAGCGCTGGATTCGGGATCTACGACCGAAATAGTGGCCAGCTGAGGCAGGAGCTGGTTGATGCCCTGTTGCACAACACCATTGGAGATCCGACGGAAACACTGAGGGATACAATATACGCCAGTGACTTTACCACCAATAATGACGGATGGTCACTGAATACTGGTGGTGGTGCATCTGCCACCATGGTAAACGAAACAGGTGAGCTTGATATCAGTATTTCAATTGTTGGCAGCGATGCCTGGAACGTTCAGCTTGTCAAGTCAGGCATATTGCTTGAAAAAGGAAGGAATTACAGGGTTGCATTCAAAGCTTCGGCCGACGGGAACAAGAGTATCTCTACCTATGCAGGCCGGGCCTCCAGTCCCTGGGGCGCCTACAGCGGCTTTCATGGCAAGACCGTAGGAACAGATATTCAGGAACACTCGTTCACTTTCCAGATGAGTGACCCGACAGACCCTGCTACCCGCCTGGTTTTTGACCTTGGTGCAGACACCAAAGGTTTTACACTTTATGACTACGTCCTGGAACGGTTAACGATTGTCATTCCCTACGATGTGAACATAACGGCTGAGAATGGTAATGTTCTGGTTGATCCGGAAACTGATCTGTTTATGGGAGGTGAAACCTATACCCTTACGGCGGTTCCTGATGAGGGGTATGTGTTCACCGGCTGGAGTGGTGATATTACTGGCACCGAAAACCCGGTTGACCTCTTTATATTTTCCGATATGGACATTACTGCAAATTTCGCTGCACTTTACGCACTCAGCGTAACGGCTGAGAATGGATCGGTTACAGTTGATCCTGAGAAGGAGGAATACCAGGATGGTGAAACCGTAACCCTTACTGCAGTCCCCGACGAAGGGTTTTTCTTTGAGGGGTGGAGCGGCGATGCCATAGGTGACGATAACCCACTTCAGATAACCATGGATGCCAATAAAGACATCGTTGCAGTTTTTGCCGAGATTCCGGTCACCTATATCCTTACGGTAACTTCTGAAAACGGGATGGTGACCATTGATCCCGATCAGGATGAATACCTTGAAGGCGATACGGTCATTCTCACTGCTGTTGCAGATGACGGGTTTATATTTACCGGCTGGAGCGGTGATGCAGACGGAGAAGAGAATCCTTTGGAGATAATAATGGACAGTGACAAGAACATTACAGCCAATTTTGATGTGGATACCGGGATTGACGGGGTTACAGCCACCGGCAGTGAGATGCTTTTCTTCCCCAATCCGCTGGCAGATGGCAGTCTGTTTATCCGCACCGGAGAACTTTCAGATATCGCCATATACAATGTAACCGGCAGCCTGCACCTCAGGTATGACAGTGTGAAGGAACTGGAGATCGACAGGTCGGAGTTTGATAGCGGACTGTACATAATAAAAATTTCATCTTCTAACAAGGTAAGGTCCGGTATTCTGATGGTAAAGTGA
- a CDS encoding glycoside hydrolase family 5 protein, which yields MKKLLVVLPLFILITLPAFSFGSGTAFEINQRLGRGINIGNTFEAPSENAWSNPWNPEYVQIISGLGFDHIRVPVRWEPRSMETPPYTIDPDFLKRIKGVIDKALEHGLHVIINMHHHDNVLKDPSGQKERFLAQWEQIAGYFSDYPDSLLFEVFNEPHGDFTARMWNEFFAEALSVIRVTNPGRTVLVGTAEWGGLGGLRHLEIPDDPNLILTIHYYNPFRFTHQGASWSSGADAWVGTTWDDTDEERQAVKDDFKFALDYSKKHNIPIHIGEFGAYSAADMDSRVRWTTWVTRYFEQMGFSWAYWEFSAGFGIYDRQSRQLRQGLVDALLHNEIP from the coding sequence ATGAAAAAATTACTTGTTGTCTTACCTCTGTTTATTCTGATTACCTTGCCCGCCTTTTCCTTCGGATCCGGAACAGCCTTTGAAATTAACCAAAGGCTGGGACGGGGAATTAACATCGGAAACACCTTTGAAGCGCCATCAGAAAATGCCTGGAGCAATCCATGGAATCCCGAATATGTACAGATAATTTCGGGATTGGGGTTTGACCACATCAGGGTACCTGTCCGCTGGGAGCCCAGGAGCATGGAAACCCCGCCCTATACCATAGACCCGGACTTTCTTAAAAGGATCAAAGGGGTTATTGACAAGGCGTTGGAGCACGGACTTCATGTAATCATAAACATGCACCATCATGATAATGTGCTGAAAGATCCTTCCGGACAGAAAGAGAGGTTCCTTGCCCAGTGGGAACAGATAGCCGGATATTTCAGCGACTACCCTGACAGTCTCCTTTTTGAGGTTTTCAATGAGCCGCATGGCGATTTTACTGCCCGGATGTGGAATGAATTTTTTGCTGAAGCCCTGTCGGTGATACGCGTCACCAATCCCGGCAGGACTGTGCTGGTGGGGACCGCCGAGTGGGGCGGACTTGGGGGACTTCGTCACCTGGAAATCCCTGATGATCCCAACCTGATTCTTACAATTCACTACTATAACCCCTTCCGGTTCACCCACCAGGGAGCCAGCTGGTCATCAGGGGCTGATGCCTGGGTCGGGACAACATGGGATGATACTGATGAAGAGCGGCAGGCGGTTAAGGATGATTTCAAATTTGCACTGGATTACAGCAAAAAACATAATATACCGATCCATATCGGAGAATTCGGGGCATACAGTGCAGCTGACATGGATTCAAGGGTCAGATGGACAACCTGGGTTACCCGCTATTTCGAGCAGATGGGGTTCAGCTGGGCCTACTGGGAGTTCAGTGCAGGATTTGGAATATATGACAGACAGAGCCGACAGCTCCGGCAAGGACTGGTTGATGCTTTGCTGCATAATGAGATTCCCTGA